One window from the genome of Pseudoalteromonas sp. '520P1 No. 423' encodes:
- the nqrM gene encoding (Na+)-NQR maturation NqrM, translated as MSLFVLTFVLLVIVAAAMAVGMMVKNKAMASSCGGLGAMGIEKACDCDDPCDRRKERMAKEQSWKDNQIL; from the coding sequence ATGTCACTTTTTGTTCTTACATTTGTTTTACTGGTAATTGTTGCGGCAGCGATGGCTGTAGGTATGATGGTTAAAAATAAAGCTATGGCAAGTAGTTGTGGTGGTTTAGGTGCCATGGGTATTGAAAAAGCTTGTGATTGTGATGATCCATGTGATCGTAGAAAAGAACGCATGGCTAAAGAGCAATCTTGGAAAGATAATCAAATACTTTAG
- a CDS encoding FAD:protein FMN transferase has product MDSYISNKFLFNKKWIFSFLLVLTLFLMLGCEPNNKKEKFQEVLLQGKTMGTTFTVKVFVPESEVRSLNLFSDIKDLLAEINQSMSTYIDDSEISQFNRLEASTVFPLSADFRTVMTESIRLAQSTKTFDVTMGPLIDLWGFGPDKQPTKVPTAEQLESIKEKMGVDKLSLSNAGLTKSIQELELSFSAIAKGFGVDKVAELLEINGYTNYMVEIGGELRLSGTKPNGALWRIAIEQPDPSLFQRAVHKELKLGTISVATSGDYRIFYELEGETYAHIISPETGKPIKQDLVSVTVLHPSSMTADALATALTVMGTEKAKVYAEENDIAVYLISKTTEGLMSYSSPQFAPYL; this is encoded by the coding sequence ATGGACTCTTACATCTCTAATAAATTCTTATTCAATAAAAAATGGATTTTTAGCTTTTTATTGGTGTTAACACTCTTTTTAATGTTGGGCTGTGAGCCAAATAATAAAAAAGAAAAATTCCAAGAAGTGCTTTTACAAGGTAAAACGATGGGCACAACATTTACTGTAAAAGTATTTGTGCCGGAATCAGAAGTTCGTTCATTAAATTTATTTTCAGATATAAAAGATTTGTTGGCTGAAATTAATCAATCTATGTCTACCTATATAGATGACTCAGAAATTAGTCAATTTAATCGTTTAGAAGCAAGTACAGTTTTTCCTTTATCAGCAGATTTTAGAACTGTTATGACTGAATCAATTAGACTAGCACAAAGTACTAAAACTTTTGATGTGACAATGGGACCATTAATTGATTTATGGGGATTTGGTCCAGATAAACAGCCAACAAAAGTACCGACTGCTGAACAACTAGAAAGTATTAAAGAAAAAATGGGTGTTGATAAGTTATCCTTATCAAATGCAGGTTTAACAAAATCTATCCAAGAATTAGAGTTGAGTTTCTCAGCGATAGCCAAAGGTTTTGGTGTAGATAAAGTCGCTGAATTATTAGAGATTAATGGTTATACCAACTATATGGTTGAGATTGGTGGTGAGTTAAGACTAAGTGGTACTAAACCCAATGGCGCTTTATGGAGGATTGCAATTGAGCAGCCTGATCCATCTTTATTTCAGCGCGCAGTTCATAAAGAGCTGAAGTTAGGGACTATTAGTGTAGCTACATCAGGTGACTACCGTATATTCTACGAACTAGAAGGCGAGACTTATGCGCATATTATCAGCCCAGAAACCGGCAAACCTATTAAGCAAGATTTAGTATCGGTCACTGTTTTACACCCATCATCTATGACTGCTGACGCATTAGCTACAGCTCTGACGGTCATGGGTACTGAAAAAGCAAAAGTATACGCAGAAGAAAATGATATTGCTGTATACCTTATTAGTAAAACAACTGAAGGATTAATGTCATATTCAAGCCCTCAGTTTGCGCCGTACTTATAA
- the dinB gene encoding DNA polymerase IV yields the protein MKKFIHIDMDCFYAAVEMRDNPALRDVPLAIGGKSRRGVISTSNYIARQYGVRSAMSNYKALQLCPHLVLVPGRMSVYKEASNQIREIFHQYTDLVEPLSLDEAYLDVTDSPLCSGSATLMAQEIRQKIFDKTGLTASAGVAPIKFIAKIASDENKPNGQCIITPDKIADFLTSLPLGKIPGVGKVTLERLSALQLKTGKDVLDKGEDWMLRTLSNFGYDLYQKCAGNYQGKVHTERVRKSLSVEHTYEFDLDTEQACLEKLPGLLEELQRRLEKQNLITSISKLSVKVKFSDFVSTTADKVSDGLSIDVFSALLKKAFARGKYKSVRLLGVGVGIKPEKNTEGQLSFDC from the coding sequence ATGAAAAAATTTATACATATAGACATGGATTGCTTTTATGCTGCAGTTGAAATGCGCGACAATCCAGCTTTGCGTGACGTCCCCTTAGCTATAGGGGGCAAGAGCCGAAGAGGCGTTATATCTACCTCTAACTATATTGCTCGCCAATATGGTGTACGTTCAGCTATGTCTAATTATAAAGCCCTGCAATTATGCCCTCACCTAGTATTAGTTCCTGGCCGCATGTCGGTATATAAAGAAGCTTCAAATCAAATACGCGAAATATTTCACCAATATACTGATTTAGTTGAGCCCCTTTCACTTGATGAAGCTTATTTAGATGTTACAGATTCCCCTCTTTGTTCAGGCAGTGCCACGTTAATGGCACAAGAAATAAGACAAAAGATATTTGATAAAACAGGCTTAACGGCATCAGCAGGTGTGGCCCCAATCAAGTTTATAGCCAAAATTGCCAGCGATGAAAATAAGCCAAATGGTCAATGTATTATTACCCCAGATAAAATAGCTGATTTCCTAACATCTTTACCTTTAGGTAAAATACCAGGGGTAGGTAAAGTGACTCTTGAGCGTTTATCAGCCTTGCAATTAAAAACGGGTAAAGATGTATTAGATAAAGGCGAAGATTGGATGTTACGCACTTTAAGCAATTTTGGTTATGACTTGTACCAAAAATGTGCGGGTAACTATCAAGGTAAAGTACACACTGAGCGTGTAAGGAAATCACTGAGTGTAGAGCATACTTATGAATTTGATTTAGACACAGAGCAAGCATGTTTAGAAAAATTACCAGGCTTATTAGAAGAGTTACAAAGGCGATTAGAGAAACAAAACTTAATCACCAGCATAAGTAAACTAAGCGTTAAAGTGAAGTTTTCAGATTTTGTTTCAACAACCGCAGATAAAGTATCAGATGGTTTATCCATTGATGTATTTTCTGCTTTGCTAAAAAAAGCGTTTGCTAGAGGTAAGTATAAAAGCGTGCGGTTGTTAGGCGTCGGTGTTGGCATAAAACCAGAAAAAAATACAGAAGGGCAACTTAGCTTTGATTGTTAG